A single Cryomorphaceae bacterium DNA region contains:
- a CDS encoding polysaccharide biosynthesis/export family protein, protein MERNWYRVFWLLMISSLLTGCIGNKKLTYLQEEGGETKDYYGAKPTDYLIQENDIISIRIRSLDTESNDLFNTLSESQRINGVNGGDLMFYLNGYTVDNAGDIEIPVLGKIKVAGSDIETVEARVREGLKSYFNDVFVSVQLSGIRFSVVGDISRPGKYLIYQDQATIFEALALAGDAQFTANRKEVQIIRSGPNGVSINEIDLTDQNVIESPYFFIHPNDIINVKPLKVKSYGIGTTGFNSIALSLSAIANVLLIISYFNNI, encoded by the coding sequence ATGGAAAGGAACTGGTATAGAGTTTTTTGGTTGCTGATGATATCATCGCTACTCACGGGTTGCATTGGGAACAAAAAGCTCACCTACTTGCAGGAAGAAGGAGGTGAAACGAAGGACTATTATGGTGCAAAACCAACAGATTATCTGATTCAAGAAAATGACATTATTTCGATTAGAATTAGGTCTTTGGATACCGAATCCAACGACCTGTTCAATACCTTGTCAGAAAGCCAGCGAATAAATGGAGTTAATGGAGGGGATTTGATGTTCTACTTGAATGGGTATACGGTAGATAATGCAGGTGATATCGAGATCCCGGTATTAGGAAAAATAAAAGTAGCTGGAAGTGATATCGAAACAGTGGAGGCCAGGGTCCGAGAAGGGCTGAAGTCTTATTTTAATGACGTTTTTGTTTCTGTCCAGCTATCTGGAATCAGGTTTTCAGTAGTAGGCGACATTTCAAGACCAGGAAAATATTTAATCTATCAAGACCAGGCGACTATTTTTGAAGCCTTGGCACTTGCGGGAGACGCACAGTTTACTGCAAACAGGAAGGAGGTACAAATTATTAGAAGCGGCCCAAATGGGGTTTCGATCAACGAAATAGACCTTACCGATCAAAATGTAATAGAGAGTCCATACTTCTTTATTCATCCCAATGATATTATCAATGTGAAGCCATTGAAGGTGAAGAGCTATGGAATCGGTACTACGGGTTTCAACTCCATTGCATTATCACTGTCGGCAATTGCCAATGTACTATTGATTATATCCTACTTTAATAATATTTAA
- a CDS encoding polysaccharide biosynthesis tyrosine autokinase, producing MDMTMSNVMTAIGYYNPRLSYENEVIKLKSFRLAKRTISVLDFGVEIHAIGRLRTSEVYHEEMPFNVEVDTGHVQLVGAEFSLEIVGGSKAVIEQVISGQPYSYASDDFMDLSPVPFLRQEVEFGQWIESKNYRFRLVKSPYFAKQQIEGEKYNVVFRNPEILALAYQKRLIVEPTAEGASGINLILEGPTSYKNEVYLDALIEEYFKMGVEKKNERTLRTLEFIDDQLGRISDTLAVTEGALEDYQSDMQIIDLDSEGQAFLEQYNKLETDKNFQELSLEYFRYLQKSLREEEETEVIAPSAVGIQDALLVELIDQLNQLLYERSALTLYATSENPKVKELDRRISTVRISLDENVSNLIKSTELRVKDLKSRMKELEKAIQKYPSTKRALMNIERRFMVSEKLYNFLLQKRAEAGIAQAANTSENEVLDFARTEDEYIKPKEYRNYFFALIFGFLLPLAFVYLRNYFDVKIHTVEQIREMVSFGFAGVLGSYEKSGNLAIYESPKSGASESIRKLRSNVHFLLPKRPDGKVIMVTSSIGGEGKTFCSMNLAGSYAQSGKETLLMGVDLRKPRIYDDFELANTVGLTTALAGDENWKSCIQKSKFECLDILTAGPIPPNPSELLMTTDFETVIREAREKYDIIVLDCPPLGLVTDAIEVSKLADVNLYICRQNYSELGLLNYPNQLVQQGVIQNLHAVLNDFSQKKSYGYGYGYGYGYGYGYGYGYGYGYGYGYYDDEKGQAKGIFNRTRK from the coding sequence ATGGACATGACCATGTCTAACGTGATGACGGCGATTGGCTACTATAATCCTAGGTTGTCCTATGAAAATGAGGTGATCAAACTCAAGTCTTTTCGATTGGCTAAACGCACCATCAGCGTATTGGATTTTGGAGTGGAAATACATGCTATTGGGCGTCTAAGAACCTCGGAGGTGTACCATGAAGAAATGCCGTTTAACGTTGAAGTGGATACCGGTCATGTCCAGTTGGTAGGTGCCGAGTTCTCCCTTGAAATTGTTGGAGGATCCAAAGCAGTTATAGAACAAGTAATTTCTGGCCAACCGTATTCGTACGCCAGTGACGATTTCATGGACTTATCTCCGGTGCCATTCCTGAGACAGGAAGTTGAGTTTGGTCAGTGGATAGAATCTAAAAATTATAGATTCAGACTGGTAAAGTCACCGTACTTTGCTAAGCAGCAGATTGAGGGAGAAAAGTATAATGTTGTTTTTAGGAACCCTGAGATCCTTGCTCTGGCTTATCAAAAACGGCTAATTGTTGAGCCCACGGCGGAAGGGGCATCCGGAATAAACCTAATACTGGAAGGGCCGACTTCCTACAAGAACGAGGTTTATTTAGATGCACTTATCGAAGAGTATTTCAAAATGGGAGTCGAGAAAAAAAACGAGCGGACTCTCAGGACGTTGGAGTTTATTGATGATCAGCTGGGTAGAATCTCCGATACTCTTGCAGTAACCGAGGGTGCGTTAGAAGATTATCAATCCGACATGCAGATTATTGACCTCGATAGTGAGGGTCAGGCTTTCCTTGAGCAATACAATAAATTAGAAACGGACAAGAACTTTCAAGAGCTGAGCTTGGAGTATTTCAGGTATTTACAAAAGTCGCTGCGCGAGGAAGAAGAAACCGAAGTTATAGCCCCTAGTGCGGTTGGAATACAAGACGCGCTTTTAGTTGAGCTCATAGATCAATTGAATCAACTATTGTATGAAAGAAGCGCCCTTACCCTATATGCTACATCGGAGAATCCAAAGGTTAAGGAGCTGGATAGGAGAATTTCGACGGTTCGAATCAGTTTGGATGAAAATGTTTCAAATCTGATAAAGAGTACAGAACTCCGAGTTAAAGACTTAAAATCTCGGATGAAGGAGTTAGAAAAGGCCATTCAAAAATACCCGAGTACAAAGAGGGCGTTAATGAATATAGAGAGGCGGTTCATGGTCAGTGAAAAGCTCTATAACTTCTTACTTCAAAAGAGAGCTGAGGCCGGAATTGCTCAGGCGGCCAATACAAGCGAAAATGAGGTTCTAGACTTTGCGAGAACTGAAGATGAATATATTAAGCCAAAAGAATACAGAAACTATTTCTTCGCATTAATTTTTGGATTCCTACTTCCTTTAGCTTTTGTATATCTGCGGAATTACTTTGATGTAAAAATCCATACAGTAGAACAGATTAGAGAGATGGTATCCTTTGGCTTCGCTGGAGTGTTAGGAAGCTATGAGAAAAGTGGAAACTTGGCCATCTATGAAAGTCCAAAAAGCGGGGCATCTGAAAGTATACGGAAACTCAGGTCGAACGTTCATTTTCTTCTACCAAAAAGGCCAGACGGAAAGGTGATTATGGTGACCTCAAGCATAGGTGGAGAAGGGAAGACGTTTTGTTCGATGAACTTGGCCGGCTCCTATGCACAGTCGGGCAAAGAAACACTGTTAATGGGCGTGGACCTGAGGAAGCCGAGGATCTACGACGATTTTGAGTTAGCTAATACTGTTGGCCTGACGACCGCATTAGCCGGGGACGAGAACTGGAAATCTTGCATCCAAAAAAGCAAATTCGAATGTCTCGATATTCTTACTGCGGGCCCTATTCCTCCGAACCCCTCTGAGTTACTAATGACAACTGATTTCGAAACTGTTATCAGAGAAGCCAGAGAAAAGTACGACATCATTGTTTTGGATTGCCCGCCCTTAGGTCTTGTTACGGACGCTATTGAAGTGAGCAAGTTGGCTGATGTAAACCTATATATATGTCGACAAAATTACTCGGAGCTTGGGCTTTTGAATTACCCTAATCAATTAGTTCAACAAGGGGTTATTCAGAACCTTCACGCAGTGCTTAATGATTTTAGTCAAAAGAAGAGTTATGGCTACGGCTACGGCTACGGCTATGGCTACGGTTATGGCTACGGCTATGGTTACGGCTATGGTTATGGTTATGGGTACTACGACGATGAAAAAGGTCAAGCAAAAGGAATCTTCAATCGAACTAGAAAATAG
- a CDS encoding DegT/DnrJ/EryC1/StrS family aminotransferase yields the protein MIDQKRNIPISLPVTGEEEWMATREPLMSGWITSGPKVREFEGLFAERHNVEHAIAVTSATTALHLGMAALGIGPGDEVIVPAFTWVSSANVVLYQGATPVFVDIDLNTFNIDPSKIKSKITDKTKAIIAVHLFGLCADMDAISKAAPGIPIVEDAACAAGAEYKGTPAGALGSIGCFSFHPRKSVTTGEGGMVTTNDKALAEQISCLRNHGASVSEEQRHHGPKPYILPDFDMMGYNYRMTDLQGAVGIVQIKKLDRFIGERQQWAEYYQRELSGIDWLTLPQVNEGYKHGWQSYVTYVDESKSPYTRNEIMEKLQDAGISTRPGTHAVHMLNYYAERFNISPKDFPMAQRANDHSMAIPLHNRMEEEDFRYVVHHLKSL from the coding sequence ATGATAGATCAAAAGAGAAATATTCCTATTTCGTTGCCTGTTACAGGTGAAGAGGAGTGGATGGCCACCAGAGAGCCCTTGATGTCAGGGTGGATTACATCAGGTCCAAAAGTTAGGGAGTTCGAAGGGTTGTTCGCTGAACGACACAACGTGGAGCACGCCATCGCGGTCACCAGTGCTACGACTGCGCTACACTTGGGTATGGCAGCTTTAGGTATTGGCCCTGGGGATGAAGTCATTGTTCCAGCATTTACATGGGTGTCCTCTGCTAATGTTGTCTTGTACCAAGGCGCCACTCCGGTATTTGTTGATATTGACCTCAATACCTTCAATATTGATCCAAGTAAGATAAAGTCGAAAATAACGGATAAGACAAAAGCAATAATCGCCGTCCACCTTTTCGGCCTGTGCGCTGATATGGACGCCATTTCAAAGGCTGCGCCGGGTATTCCGATTGTAGAAGATGCTGCGTGCGCCGCGGGGGCCGAGTACAAAGGAACTCCAGCTGGTGCTTTGGGCAGTATTGGTTGTTTTTCTTTCCATCCCAGAAAATCTGTTACCACAGGAGAAGGAGGTATGGTAACGACAAACGATAAAGCCTTAGCAGAGCAAATTTCTTGTTTGCGAAACCACGGTGCAAGTGTCTCTGAAGAACAGCGTCATCACGGCCCTAAGCCCTATATTCTTCCCGACTTCGATATGATGGGCTACAACTACCGCATGACAGACCTCCAAGGTGCAGTTGGTATTGTTCAAATAAAGAAACTGGATCGGTTCATCGGCGAACGACAGCAATGGGCCGAGTACTATCAAAGGGAGTTATCTGGAATCGATTGGTTGACACTTCCGCAAGTTAATGAAGGGTACAAACACGGCTGGCAGAGCTATGTTACATATGTCGATGAGTCTAAATCACCGTATACGCGGAATGAGATCATGGAAAAACTGCAGGATGCTGGAATTTCGACAAGGCCAGGAACCCATGCAGTTCATATGTTGAACTACTATGCCGAAAGGTTCAATATTTCGCCTAAAGATTTCCCCATGGCCCAAAGGGCAAATGACCATTCGATGGCCATTCCGTTGCACAACAGAATGGAAGAAGAAGATTTCAGGTATGTAGTACATCACTTGAAGAGTTTGTAG
- a CDS encoding NAD-dependent epimerase/dehydratase family protein, with the protein MKLQDARVLVIGGAGFIGGFVVKELLKYPVKEVIIYDNFARGKMENIASSLADDRCRIYEFGGDLRETDILDTAMDGVDYVFHLAAMWLLHCKDYPRTAFDVNIAGTFNVLEACVKHKVKKLIYSSSASVYGDAVEVPMTEDHPFNNTNFYGSTKIAGEAMCTAFNDRYGLDIIGLRYMNVYGPGQDQHAVYSGVVPIMLNKIEANEAPTINGDGSQAYDFIYVEDVARANVAALESDTSMGFYNVGTEVQTSIRELCETILELKNSNLEVSYKPYAADDARQFVQNRIGSKQKAKAEIGFEFKYDLRQGLQKLIDWRIDAGIDNK; encoded by the coding sequence ATGAAATTGCAGGATGCGCGCGTACTCGTTATAGGTGGCGCTGGGTTTATTGGTGGGTTTGTAGTCAAAGAACTGCTGAAGTATCCCGTAAAGGAGGTTATCATTTATGATAATTTCGCTCGGGGTAAAATGGAGAATATTGCGTCCTCACTTGCGGACGATCGTTGTCGAATCTATGAGTTTGGTGGAGACCTTCGCGAGACTGATATACTGGATACAGCCATGGATGGTGTTGACTATGTATTTCACTTAGCCGCTATGTGGCTTCTTCACTGTAAAGACTACCCACGTACGGCTTTTGACGTGAATATAGCCGGTACATTCAATGTTCTTGAGGCATGTGTCAAACACAAAGTGAAGAAATTAATCTACAGTTCTTCTGCTTCGGTATATGGTGATGCTGTTGAGGTGCCTATGACCGAAGACCACCCATTCAATAACACCAACTTTTACGGCTCAACTAAAATCGCGGGCGAGGCGATGTGTACGGCTTTCAATGATAGGTACGGCTTGGATATAATTGGCCTGCGCTACATGAATGTGTACGGACCGGGCCAAGATCAGCACGCTGTTTACAGTGGGGTCGTTCCCATTATGCTTAACAAAATAGAAGCGAATGAGGCTCCAACGATCAATGGAGATGGGAGTCAGGCCTACGACTTCATCTACGTGGAGGATGTGGCAAGAGCTAATGTGGCTGCCCTGGAAAGTGATACATCTATGGGGTTCTATAATGTTGGAACCGAAGTACAGACTTCGATAAGAGAGCTGTGTGAAACAATTTTAGAGCTGAAAAATTCGAATTTAGAAGTGAGCTATAAACCGTATGCAGCCGATGATGCTCGTCAATTCGTTCAAAACCGAATAGGCTCGAAACAGAAGGCAAAGGCGGAAATCGGGTTTGAGTTTAAATACGATCTGAGGCAAGGACTTCAGAAACTTATTGATTGGAGGATCGATGCCGGAATCGACAATAAATAA